The Thermoanaerobaculia bacterium nucleotide sequence GGGACGGCATGGAGGCGGCGATCTTCGCCGCCGAGGCCGAGCTCGAGACGTGCCGCAAGGCCGCAGAGGATCCCGCCATCGCCGCCGACGCGGCCCGGCTCCACGAGCGCTTCGCCGCCCTGGCGGCGGCCCAGGCCGAAGTCGAGCGGCTCTACGCCCGCTGGGCCGAGCTCGAAGCGAAGCTCGCCTGAGCGCGGCGGCGCCGGCTCATCGCCGGCGGGCGACGACGACCGCGAAGTCGCTCGTGAGCTCGCCCGAAGCGATGAGGGCGTCCTCGGCCTCGAACAGCAGATTCAGCCAACGCACGTCCTCGGGCTTCGCCGGGTCGAAGCGGCGGGCGATCCCCTCGAGGACGAGGTGCAGCAGCGTTCCACCGAGATCGCGCCGTTCCAGAATGTCGAAGCGTTCGGCCACCAGCGGGAGGATCTCGTCCGAGCGCACCGATTCGGACGGGTCGGCGGCGATGACGGCTTCGGCGCTGGGGGCGAACGGCTGGCGATGGATCTCTCCGCCCTCCCCGGCGCGGCGATAGCGCTCGGGCAGGAGGCCGAGCAGGCAGGTCGCGCATTCGAGTTGGCGGCGGCTCCATTGAAACCGCTTCGGCCCGACGAACTCGTTGAGGAAGAGCAGCCCGCCCGGCACGAGCGCGCGCTCGACCGCGAGAAGGAGCTCCTCGAGGCGCTCGACATGATGCACTGACGACACCCCCAGCACGATGTCGTAGGGTGCCTGCGGGAAGTTCGGGTGGTTGAGATCGGCCACCTCGTACGAGATCTGCGAGAGACCGGCGGCGGCGGCGTTCGCCGAGGCGACGGCGCCGGCGGAGAGGTCGAGACCGAGGTGGCGGCGGGCGAAGCGCTGCGGTGCGAGCCCGCGCTCGAGTCGGCCGTCGCCCGATCCGAGGGTCAGGGCGGAAGCCACCGGGCGCGCGACGCCCAGACTGTCCAGAATCTCGAGGAACCAGCCGTAGATGTCGAGATCCGGCCGGCCCGACACTTTCTGGTGAATCCGGCGCCGCACCAGCGGATGCTCGAGCCAGTGGCCGCCGGCGGTCGACGTCCAGGCGCCGGCTCCCCCGGCCCAGGCCTGATCGACGGCGGCTGCGAACGACGGCTTCGACATGGGGCTCCTCCCGCGCAGCAGACTAGCAAGAGCGCAGGCCTCGGGGTTCCACCACCCGCCG carries:
- a CDS encoding class I SAM-dependent methyltransferase produces the protein MSKPSFAAAVDQAWAGGAGAWTSTAGGHWLEHPLVRRRIHQKVSGRPDLDIYGWFLEILDSLGVARPVASALTLGSGDGRLERGLAPQRFARRHLGLDLSAGAVASANAAAAGLSQISYEVADLNHPNFPQAPYDIVLGVSSVHHVERLEELLLAVERALVPGGLLFLNEFVGPKRFQWSRRQLECATCLLGLLPERYRRAGEGGEIHRQPFAPSAEAVIAADPSESVRSDEILPLVAERFDILERRDLGGTLLHLVLEGIARRFDPAKPEDVRWLNLLFEAEDALIASGELTSDFAVVVARRR